The nucleotide sequence CGGCCAACTAAGTGTGTTTGCACATAAACAAGAATGGAAGATAGTTCTTAAAGCAAGAAAGTATTTTAGGATTCGAATGTTTAAATCGATTGGTTGTGAATGAGGTTTGTATAAAAGACAAAGAATAGCGGAGAATAATGGAGGTATAAGAGTGAACGATTGATCTAGTAAACGAATGCGAATATAAGAATGGTATGGGTTTTGGACAACGAAATCGATGTGTTAAGAATgaggtctcgtcgtggataatcagatataatgcgtttgtgagttgtttaaagtttttattaggtccaaaaggtctgcaaaacactgaatttctcaaggcacgttttacgaaagtttggtagcatggtgaaaacacttatatataggaagtaccagcggcatatccaccatgttttgaccatattacgCCCGTTTcatattcggtgtcatgttacattccgtgtcttaccatacccAGTAGTACACTcgatggttctcatacgcctattattataatcccgtgtgcacccgcaatTATACCAATCAtcacatgatccgcatagcttgtactagttgcgtgtgaatcaaggtatacataaattttgaaaataagattgtgtgtgtatagaaatgtagcatataagcatgcttgtgttccaaatagtataagaccaacataagcgaatccctcgggtttcgcTTGCGTGTAGGTGCGAAAGTATAAATTGAGTATGAAGaaagcatgagcatagtataagtttaaatatgAACACGCATGTGAGCATAAACACAAGACGCGTGACAAGAGTATAAGCACAAGCATAACGTGTATGAAAAGCGAGTATAATTGTGAGTACAAATTTGAGCATAAACGAATGAATGTGGGTATAAAAATAAATCGTATAATTGAGAGCATGCATATGAGTATGAGTATAATATAAATTGTATAAATGCGAGTATAactatgaatataagtgtaaacATAATTGTATTGGTATGAATAAAATATATGGATGTGAATATAAGTTTAAGCATAGTTGTATAGGTATAAGTATAAGTAGGATGTATAAGTATAAACACGAATATGGATATGAGTGTAATAAGTAATGATTTCGTATATGGTATTAATCTTAATATACGAATTTTAGCATGTAAAAGGCCAggaagttttgagtatgaaaaCAAAATGAGGGGTATATGTGAAATTGTCATAAGATATAAACTAAAACAcgtacgatgatatgcatgtatagtcgTTTGAGCAAAGCGTGAAGTTTAATGaaaatcaaaatagattgagttgacaTGAAATATAGAATCTACTTTGTAAATGTGAAGAGAGTATATAATATCTGTTGGGTAAGTGAAACGTACTTTGTAAAAGAATGAAAATGCTACTACGGTTTTTAGAAGAATTGATATAGTTGAAAATCATTGGTTCTTATGACGTTTCCTTGCCCACATGTTTGAATTTAATTGATGTATCGagtgaggttttgaaaagttctagGGATTAATAAGTTTGCATCATTTTAAATAACTTTGTATAAAAATTTTGAAGTTTATAGATTCTTGCGAAAAATTgatccttagaaaagaaatttgatatatgAACTTAGTGATTATCGAAAAAcgtcttttaataaaatgtttcaTTGATTTTGAAAGGAGTTTCAGTAAATGTTTGAATAATATTTGTAATGTTTTATAGGCGTGTGCGAAAAGTCGGTTTGATTCCCAATCGTATATAGAAGATCTCTAGGTTAATGACATGTGATGAGCTAGTTTTAATAATTACGTTGAATACGAAATttcgtgggcaatggatttattagaCCGACTAAGTTGATGAGTAGCATTtcgtaaaattttgaaaatcaagaAACTAGCGTTTATGGTTTGATTAAAAATTTTGTGCATGCGGGTTATATAGAATAGATTGTAGTATAAGAAATACTTTTGAATAAACAATGCATTTTGAGATAACTAGGAATTTGACCAATGGTAAATGATTTAGAtataaacatgatcgtgtttACATAATATAGTCTATGAAAAGAAAGTatcggtaacgatcacctaggtaagggaatcacccctaacccattggcgaggtcgttgtaagatgagaaaaataagcggagttaatcgtcaaggtaaggaaatcactcctatcttgatgatatgtctccacttgttACAAAAAGTGTAAATGAAATTACGTGAAATTATGCACGCTAATAgtgtataatcgtatgaaaagTATAGTATGATGTATGCGCAAACGTGAAATCTCAAAGAATGGTTCAAAATTGAGAAGAGAGGATTGCATCATAAAAGATCAGAAATTATAAAGCATAAGTTCAATTAAAAACTTGAATTGTTCCAAAACGAAACTTTGACTAatcaaagtggtcgaaaagtcttatGAAATTgagaaacatgctttggcctaataggtggtatacactcgccgacaagtcggttaacggtattcacccttccggttagAATAAAGGGAGGTTAACATGTTtgacttaacaataccccaagaatcgtgggcggtgcattactcctatagcgctataattgttaaggtaggcttgtacgaagttaatgagcatatagacacaaaAGTTTAACATCacatacgagattaacaagcatcatatAGTTTCATGTTCAAATATGGATAGAGAGTGATTCACATAGTTTCAAAGTTTCGTgagtttaatatagaatacatgttacactaaaagtgtttaaaagtaaaaatgggttcgagtatactcactttGGTTGCATATGGGGATTCCTTGAAATCACGCACGAGTAAAGATTTGAGAAATCCAAATAACGAACGGGAAACGATTACCCGAAACAGAAGTTGAAAATGCTCCCGTCGTCAGTTCCGATTACGGCGAGTTCGGTTGACCCCGACGACTTCGGGATCCTCCGGTGAGTTGGTTTTTGTTCCGGTGGGTGTTGTTTACTTCCGGTAGAACTCCGGGGAGTTTCTCCGATGAGGTTGGTTCTCTGGCGACGTGCTCGCGTCTCCGACACGGTTGATGGATCAAGGTTTCGATCTTGGGTGGCTTTCTTTCCGACAAGTTCCGTTCCTTCGATGAACGAAACGAAAAGAATCGTGTTCCGACGTATGTCCGCGATCTCCGGCAACGTTGCAAGGTAAATAAAAAGAGGTTGTGGTTAACTTGAGTGAGTGTGATGTTTTGGAGAGTAGGAAGAATGTAGTGAATGACTTTGAAAGGGTGTCGACTGGTGAAAAATGGGATTTAGGGTTTTGACCCTCATAACTAGTCATACATACTAGATTTGGTTTAATGGGCTTGggcataaaaaaaaaacaaaatcaaacacCCTTAATGGGTTGCGGACGGCAAGGCTGTTAACAGCCATGATCTTTTCCCTTTTTTTTCTATGTGTTGCAACTTAAGTGGTGTAAGATGTTTATTTAATGAACCATTCAACTATCCATTTAATAAAGTTCAATATTAGGTGGTGAAATagaaaattataaataaaacacCAAAACCAATTCAACCATATAAGAATCCGGCCGCAAACGACTGTTGACTGCCATTACTCtttttttttgacaaataaaatGTGTATTGGTTGAGTAGGATATTTGTTAAACTATGTTTTACTAATTAACTAGAACATAATTCAGCAATTTTAATTAAGTACATTTCCTATGGTTAGTGGGGGAATTAAAACAACAACATGCATAGTTCATTAGTTCCGAATGGAACTGTAGTGTTtgattcttttattttttttatttattaatataagCTAGGTAATTATTGCACAATTGATGTGTCACATATAGTTTAATGTATGGTTAGCATGTAACGAGACCCTAAATGGGTATTTAACATGTTTAAATTAACTAAAAGATGTGATAAAGGTAAGTGTGTATAACATATAAAATGTAGCAAGTATGATAATCATGAATAAGTATTTGCAAGTGTCCAAAATGTCGTATTAGAGTCATGATTATATGATATGTATTTGTAAGTTCCTCATATGTTTACAAAGTTCACGAATAAGACATCAAACATATAATGAATTGAAACGTATAAGTTTGAATGAATAAACAAAGTTTAATATGTTTGaacttgaattttttttttattacgaTCACAGTCTCGATTACACAACGATACAACGAAATACGAGTATAAGAATACAAGTTTTCAAAAATAGAAATACTAGACAAACTTTCTAATTAAGGAAGTTACGAAAAAGCTGGGCGTTACACTAATTCCGGTTAAAAGAACCGGTACCGACTCGTATGTTgtaaccaaggctctgataccactgttgggttTCTATGGTGATcggttaaaattttatttatcaaaacccGGGTCAATAAATAATAATCAATTAATTAAGCGAGTTAATTAATAAAACGCAGCagaaaaataaacaagttatcaacAATAAACGAAACCCGACAGGATCCGGTTACATGCAAATACGAGCACAATGATAAGTATATTTAACTACCGATGAGAAAGATATACCTCGGTTAATGACTAATCggttgagacaccgaggttcaacgaacaCGTGCTAGTGTTACAAACCAACGAAACATGGCGAAGGGGCGACGACAGCAGCCGGCCGCTTCCGACGGCGGCGGCGAGCGGCAAGGTGGCGGCGGCATTCGGCGGTGGCTGGCAGGCGACAAGCGCTAAGGCAGCGGCGGCAGCTGGCAGGCGGCGAGCGCCAAAGCAGCAGTGGCAGTCGGCTCACAGAGGCGGAGGACTGGCTAGCCGATGATGTATGTTGAGAGCATTTCTTTTTTTCTTCATCCAACCACAATTGCAAGACGCATAATTCTTAATTAAAAAGAAGATGGAGGCTATGCATGTTTGCCAAGTGGCGGACATGCACAATGCATGTGCGACAAGCGGCGGGCATGCACAATGCATGTGCGACAAGTGGCCAGGACTCTTTGCATGTGCGACAAGTGGCAATGCAAGAGTGCATGCACGACAAGTGGCGGTAGCGTGGGTGCACGTGCGACAAATGGCGCAGCAAAGGTGCATGCGCGACAAGTGGCGGGAGGAGTGTTCTTGTCTCACCCGGTGCATGTACCCGTCTCTGAGTTAATACCCGCTCATGATCGCTGTTGGAAATTATAATCCGTTTCGTATGTTGTTCGTAATTATCAGTTAAACAGATTAAATGTATTTTAGTTCGTTacccaaggtgtaactcttacggatCAAGACCCGATCAGTAGCGTTGAATTATCGAACCGAACATAATATCCAACAAGCTGTGCCACATTGACTCAGAAGTGTGACAGGTGATAAGTGTTCATTGGATGAATCATTTTTCTAATTAAAACTTCAATTGCTTTTTCCTCACTAACATGACTATGTTTATAATTTTCTCTCTAAAATACAAAAAGTCAAATATGATGTGCCACCAGCAATGATACCTATATCACGTAAATCACGTGACTTAATATTTTACTTTGTGACACGATTATAAACCTAACAAAAAACTAACACCATGTTCACATTagtttcatgtttttcttttcttttctaaaaACAAATTCTTCAGCCAATTATAGGTCACCATGTTTTCATACGTAATTTTAACGACTGTTGTGAAATATGTAAATTCATGATTTCTCTTTGTTGACCAATTCATACTTTGGtagtttcgttttttttttctttctgttGACCAATTAAATATCATGATTTATTTCATTGTAACTCGTATTAGAGGAAATTGACAGTTTGTGAAGGAGGTTGTTGAATATCTGACATGTTCTATGTTCTATGTTAATAATGTATGTTTAAAAGTTTTATGGTAATGAAAAAGTTATAAGATTATCTTAATAAATGTCTGTCTATGCACATCCAATTCATGTATTGGATGACAAtgatatttctttatttttaaaTGTTGTTTAAAAGGTTGTAGTTTATGAGGATGATTAGGAATAGTAATTCGTTACGCATGAATCAAACATACAGTTTCCGAAAATGTTTAAAAGGTAGTAGTttatgaggatgattatagaatTATAGGAATAGTAATTCGTCACGCATGAATCAAACATACAGTTTCCGAAAATGAAAATTGTTCGGTTTACCTTCTTATGTGCAGAAGATAGATAGGTTGTCCACGTAATGTTTTAAGTATACAAATCTTAAAGAGTAAACAAAACTATAATCAATTTGCAGATGACCTTTTTCAAAGTGACATTATCGTGATCAATATACATAGTTCATCTTACGGTTATTCAGACATGTGACCAGGAAGCAATTAATCAGATGCGTTGGACGAAACTGACGCAAATTGTACTTATTCTAAACCTTTATGAGCTATAGTTGAAACTCAAATTGAGCTAAACATAACAATAGTCACAAAAACAAATAACTATACAATTTGATCATCATTATCGGCTTAAAACAATTTTCTCAAACATAATCCCCTTTTCACGAGCTTTTAGCACTTTCATGTATCCTCCTCATCATGTGTTTTTGGTTAAATCATTACATATAACATATAATTTGATCGATATCACGAATCCTAGACTTCGAAACATGTAGACAATTGATGAAAGCCACTACTCCATTATCGCGGGTGTTGTTGAAAAACCTACCAACAGTATAGACCTCAAGATTGAACAAAGTGTATCCCCTCTTTGTAAAAAATATCACACAATACCAAACATGATTTTATAAAAAGTTACTTCACGTACATAACATAATCATTGCCAATCATGTAACATCCCAAAGCAAATGTGACATGCCTTgtctttaaaaaaaatcaaagaacaTGTCATCATATCTTCAATCATGGATTCAACATGCATTTTCAATCATCAACCTTTCTTCTATATAAAATAATTTTATACTTTTAcaaacataataaaatatttcAAATAATTTCTCAACTTCTCTTCAAATAAAATTTTTAACTATAGATGCAAATTTCCTTTTTTCTAAACGTACctcattaaaaaaaaacaaaaagaaaaagaattagCCCCTCACAAATGGACCAACTATATTTTGATATGACAAAAACAAGATTTCTAATTTAAAGAAAGATTATAACTAATGAGGTTATATCCCCTGGTGTCTatatgactaaaatgcccttgtgCAAGTCATCTGCAAGAGTCTAACTTTGACAACACCTGCTTCAGTTTCTCATAGGTCATGAATACAATCCCAATGCTGGGAACCACTTTGTAATATTCCGGCAAAATTCCACGGTATATACCGCGCACCCCTTCCGCTTTTATTATTTGACCGAACGTACCCAAAATGCCCGTATTATACACACGGGCCCGCCCACCTGCTCCTTCCAACTGCATCCGCCGCCTCACCAGATCCAGAGGAAATGTCACTGCAACAAAATGTATAAAAATATGTTCCAACAGAAACATGTATAGAAACATATTTGAACAAATAGGTAACACTAACTAACTTCAATGGATACATCTGACAAGACAGGCGAGTCAAGTAACAGGCCGGGTTCAAACATATTATCGGTACGGGCCTACATGGGCCCGTTAAGTTGAGTTGCCCGGTACTAACTTTCTAATCCATTTTCTAGAATACTTAATGTGTCAATTACAATTAGAAGAAAATACCATTCTAACAAAATGTTTTCGACAGAAATGTGTAGAGAAATTATATTTGAACAAATGGGTAATAATAATTTCAATGGATATGGATCTGGCAAAATGGGCGGGTCAAGTAACAGGCCGGGTTCAAATATACAGTATCTGTACGGGCCTACATGGGCCCGTTAAGTTGAGTTGGTCCGGTACTAAGTTACTCATCCATTTTCTAGAATACTTGACGTGTCAATTAAATTAAGATTAGAAAATAATATAATTCTAATAGTTGTCTAAATTATTGTTAACCGTTAGACCCGTTTGGTCTCTTTTAGCTGAACTTCTTATTTTGACCCGtcttaaggaaaatgactcactAACCTGTTGATGATGCAATGCCTGAAAGACTGCCACAAGCCAAGCTGACGAGGACAGTCGAATCTTGCGGTCTGTCACACAACAAAACAGACATCCGAAATTAAATATCACAATGTGTAACCCTCCATTAAAACCAAAAAACGATCACAATAAATATAACAGAAAAACTGCAGCTACCTATGCAACTGCCAATAAGATCTTGTTGTGTCGTAAACCGAAAAGCTAATCGCCAGGTTCGGCCCAACACCCTGCAAAAAAAGTATATAGTCAGTCGAGAACAAAAGTATAAAAAATCGGGCCAAAAACAGTGGCAAAAACGTAAAAACCATTACCAGTAGACAAGCACCAAGTCCTTTATAGAGGCCGAGAACGCCTTCTTCCCTGCTGATGGTGCGTAAAGCATGCCATATACCTCTATAATATATAACATTCCTCTGCAAGacattataaacaaaaaaaaaacacaaatgagAACGTGGAAAATTTAAGTATAAGAATAATTGTAACATACTAATCGGTTTCTACCTGTGCTGAAAGCCGAGTTCTTACAAGATCCAACGGATATGTAACCGAAGCAGCGGTGATACCCGCTAAGCCACCGCCTGCTAGCCGTATGAACAAGTCGGTGCTTATATTAGTCCCGTGATTCTCCACCCCCATTAGCAGCTGTAAAATCTATAGAACAAACAttataaaaaaacatcaaaagaTGATTAAGGAACAGGGTAGATGTTAATTAAACAGCAAAGAACGTTTGTACCAACATTCTTGTAGCGTTCAAAAGCGTAGAAACTAATGGACGAGTAAGGAAGACGATGAGCGATTGTAACTAAATTCCCCTTCCAGAATGCACGGAACCCTTCTTCGTTAACTATACGCGAAGCTTCACGCCATATTGTTGTCTTTCGTAAAGTTGAAGCGTCAGAGTGCATGCCCTGCACCTGTAAAATCACAGGGTACCAAATTGAGAAAGATTTGAACAGCAATTTGCATAAACATTGATTAACCTTCAAATCTCATTCATATaaacattaacaaacaaacaatcatacccagtaaaatcccacctacctcaatttggccgataataatcccaagtcagttattggctgataataatccgaactggtcaattttttttgtaaaatagtccgccgttaaaatagcttaacggagttaagttttttttccgaaatacaaaccgatgttttagggcttttgatcagaacgaggatacgagtcgattgatgtaaaacttacctcgaaattgtgctcgaaatggcttgatttttgttaattggaagtttaaacacccgaattgaagcaccgttttcatgggttggggcagtatttcgaggtaagttttacatcaatcgacccgtatcctcgttctgatcaaaagccctaaaacatcggtttgtaattcggaaaaaaacttaactccgttaagctattttaacggcggactattttaaaaaaaaattgaccagttcggattattatcgaccaatgactgacttgggattattatcggtcaAACTGAGTTAagtgggattatttatttccaattcgccAAACTAAAAAGCAAACACACAAGAAAAAAAGTAGCACCACCCCCTGAAAATTAAAAAATCTATGCTTCAACACAACGCTAAAGCTAAGGCAAACAAAAGTGTTGGAAAAACTAACTTGGTTAACTCCTAATCCCCAAAAATACATGAaagaaattacaaaaaaaaaaaaagaagaaaacctGAAAGAGGATAGTGAGTCTAGCGAGAGGAGCAGTACAAGTCTTGCTAACAGCACCAGCAACCCCACCTGCAATAAGTTGAGAAACCGTCCCCACCTGCGACTGCTGTTGCTGCACCGGCCTCTGGTGGTGCGCCACCAGTTTCCTCGCCGGACCACCGCCTTCTACAACCCCCACCGTGGCTTCAGTTTGCATATCTATATGAAAATCGATAATGCTATTATAGGGAATTGCGAATACAATCAAGATCTGAATAGGAAAACCCTAAAAGATTGAAGAATATTATGGTGATGTTGAATTAGGAAGATTGTGAGGTGGGTATTGAGTTTTAGAAGCTGGGTAATGGCGCACGAATGTTATCTTGATAATTGGTATTGGTAATGGTAATGGAGAGCACCGAGTAATTCTTCATCTCGTCAAAAGGATTGCACTTTGATTGAATACGTAGGTAGGAAGGAAATAAAGGTCGGTTAGTCTTAAAAACTAATTtattgaaaaatatatatatatttttttaattaaaacctttcatgaaaaatattttttttttaattaaaacctTTCATGTTAgtttatggtataatttttttttatccaTGTGTTATGGTATATATTTCTTTAACTTATTTTTATGGTATCTATAGCTTTATTTTTAGAaagaaataatattttatattcgttTTAGGCATTTAACTTATTTTTATGCTATCTATAGCTTTATAatattttttaagaaaaaaataataatttatattCGTTTTAGGCATAAGTTACTAGAGATGGCAATCGAGTGGTTCTCGAATATGTTAGTTTTATACTTGATTGTAAAAACATGTTTTATATTCATCTCAATGTCGAGTATGTGTTGAGAACTTATTGTAAAGAAAACATCGGTCATGTGTACTCGCACAGGTATGAACTTCCACAAGATGTCTTCTGATCAACTTATGGCTTGAATACTTTGATCAGTGCTTCTCGGATACTTCAAACAAACATCATCAGCTTTGTCATAGGAAGGGGATTTTCTGTGTGATTACCTTCTAGTTCCAGAGTGAGAAAAGTATTGACTATTTGAGAGCAATTATGGTAAAGTGTAAATATGAGTGAGAGTATGAAAGAATGAATGAATATATTACCTTAGACCACACGGTATGGGTATGGAAACACGGCGTTGTTGTCAGTCCACGCCATCAAAACTACCCCGTGTCCCCCGTTGTGAACGGCGTTGTGCTTGGGGCTTGAGGATTTCCATTGATGTGGGGGAAACTGTGTGGTGAGGTGGAGGCTCTTGATTGGTGGGTGTAGTTTAGGTTTATTTTGATTGGTtgatgttatttttttttaaatttattctCTTTCACGCCACTTTCCCACCACGTGTTTTTTTCTCCACGCCACCATTCTGACATGGTTGCCACGTGTCGCTCCACGCCCTTCCTTCAATCCCCTCCACACCGTGTAGTAAGGGGTTGTCATCACCCATCACACACCACACCCAATCACTATTTGACACCTCACTCCATCACGTTCTATCACATTTTACTGTATCACACTTGTAATGGTCATCAATCATCACTCACACTCATCACACCTCAACACCAAAGTCAAACACACACACATTCTCTAATCACACCTAAACACCAaagtcacacacacacacactttccTCCATCACTACGCAATACCCATCACTTGTTTGGACTCCATCATGCGTGATAGTACACTCGCGGCGGTGTGCTATCACTCATCATAAAGCTTCCATCACTTGCCCACATCAACCACCTTACGGTGGAGTATTTATACCAAGAGAATTAGGGTTGATGTCACTATCTTGTAGTGTGAGGCCCCCACAAGGGTGTAACCGTTGTGATAGTGATATCTTTATTTCTATTAGAAGAAATGAACGTTCATACTGTCTTGTTGTACTATGTTTGTCACGTAGGCGTAACATAATTGTGAATGGGTTTAACCAGATTATGTCGGGTCAAGCAGGGTCTAGCGGGCATATGGTTTAAATCCGGGTCATGTCTCTTCATTAACCAATCAGGTATCAGGTATACATGTTAGTTTATTAAAAATTACCATTTAGGTTACCATATACATTTCttactattttattttttatataattttattaatCAAGAAAATTAAAATTATGAAAAAAACTCATGAAATGGTAGTATTTTATTTCCACGAGAACGAAAGAAAATATTTACGGTATGGTCAAACAAACGAGCATGTATGTTTCGGATAATCGAGTCTGATGTTATTTAATACTTTAAAGGTCTCATACCCCACAGAACTTTTAAAAATTATACCCATACTGGACTATTGATTCCGAAAATATCAGTTTCCCGCCGGTTTGTGTACGTTTGTCACCTTGATAAGTTAGAGAAATATTTCAAATAGgataaaattatttatttatagtAAACAGATATAATAAACtaagctttttttttttgcagaataAATAATATTCGTACGTAATTTGAATGAAAAAAGATAATAATTGTTGGAGACGAGTAATTTTCACGTGTCATAAAAAGTAGAAGGAAAAGTTTGGGACCATGTTTTGTTGAATTAATgacttcacctttttctttgtaTGCAATTTTGAACTTGGCAAAGAATATCTCTACTTGTGGCCTAGGAATATTCTTCTAgccttttattgttttttaaataCATATTTTTTTAACGGTCCCCAATCAAGCAAATGCATTTCCTTTTTCATAACGGTCAGAGTTGGATGTATACTCGACTCACTAAGCCAACAGTTCCGGGAAAAAACCCGCCCACCCGAAGGCCCACTGCGGTAAAACCCGGTTATGCTCGGTTTCGAACTGGCGACCTCCAGAAAGACCTAGTTCTAAACTTCATTGCCACCAGTACCAATGTCCTTCAAAGTGATGTTAGTAGGAGTTGAACTTGGGACCTCAAAGAAAGAAACCAAGTGACTAACCACTAGACGAACTTGAGAAATACACCTTGGTTTCATTAAATTCAAATGAATAATATGAATAAAGATTTACACATTTACATGGTATATTTACATGAGGATAAAGAAATATGTCTATAGTTATTCATGATTTATTTAATTCTTGACCCTCTAATAGTTTTATGTAAAGAGTTAAATTTGTTATGCATAGGTTTTATGATAAACTCTGTCTTATTTTTCTATAGCTATCTATCACAGAAAAGCACACAAACATATATAGATGTATGCTTTTTTTTGGGAACGACAACTTTCATTCAAAAACCAGCAAGACGCTAGAAATACAAAACATATATAGATGTATGTATATTATGTTTCTGTGTCTTGTTTTGGAGTAATTGAAACTTGGTACTTGGTGGTGTAACTAGTTGTGGATCGAAATTGGATTTACATATAGATACAAAACCATAATATATGAGGTTTCTATATCTTGTTTTGAAGTGATTGAAACTTGTACTTGGTGGTGTAACTAGTTTTGCATCGAACTTGGATTTACATATGAATACAAAACCATAAAAGTTATACACAACCAATGGCCAAATTCGTCGAACATATATAAAGTTGGCACTATGTAGACtcataagttaaaaaaaaatctcCAAGGGTACTTTTCGACCGTGGAATTTAAAATGACATTTGAGACTTTGATATACTATTACACTCGAAACTCTCCAAGTCTCCAACGCCAACAAACCAACCGTCTGGCGTCTAGAGTAGTCCAAGATAAAAAGGTGTAAAACCTCAATTCAAAGTTCAAACATGGCCAAATTGTCAAGAGTAGCCCAAGATAAATAAACGTGAAGCCTCAAACATAAGCCCAAAAATTTCAAGTGTACTCCCTACTCACATCTAGAATGACTTTTGTTAAATATGGAGTAATCGAGTACATTTATGTAGACTTTGTGTTCTTTAGTTAGAATTTCCTCTCCTCTAACTTCAATAGTTATACCAAATCTTCTTTAATATAAAaagttgaattttttttttcttttacaataATAGTGTTAACTTTTTATCTTAGTTATTTTATGACTGTGTTACATTTATATTCGTGAATCATTCATTTACGCTATTTAAGAACATATATAAACGAACACATATCAacaaacaaaa is from Helianthus annuus cultivar XRQ/B chromosome 9, HanXRQr2.0-SUNRISE, whole genome shotgun sequence and encodes:
- the LOC110877705 gene encoding mitochondrial substrate carrier family protein B, which gives rise to MQTEATVGVVEGGGPARKLVAHHQRPVQQQQSQVGTVSQLIAGGVAGAVSKTCTAPLARLTILFQVQGMHSDASTLRKTTIWREASRIVNEEGFRAFWKGNLVTIAHRLPYSSISFYAFERYKNILQLLMGVENHGTNISTDLFIRLAGGGLAGITAASVTYPLDLVRTRLSAQRNVIYYRGIWHALRTISREEGVLGLYKGLGACLLGVGPNLAISFSVYDTTRSYWQLHRPQDSTVLVSLACGSLSGIASSTVTFPLDLVRRRMQLEGAGGRARVYNTGILGTFGQIIKAEGVRGIYRGILPEYYKVVPSIGIVFMTYEKLKQVLSKLDSCR